Proteins encoded together in one Staphylococcus aureus window:
- the bshB2 gene encoding bacillithiol biosynthesis deacetylase BshB2, whose product MTDERHVLVIFPHPDDETFSSAGTLANYIQKGIPVTYACLTLGQMGRNLGNPPFATRESLPSIRERELEEACKVIGITDLRKMGLRDKTVEFEPYEHIDGMIKSLIDDTNPSLIISFYPGYAVHPDHEATADAVIRTVERMPKEERPRLTLVAFSNDATEALGEPDIQNYITDFKELKIKAFEAHASQTGPFLKQLASPEIDGKQHSFLTVEPYWTYHFKS is encoded by the coding sequence ATGACTGACGAAAGACATGTATTAGTAATATTTCCACATCCTGATGATGAAACCTTCTCATCTGCAGGCACATTAGCAAATTATATCCAAAAAGGCATACCTGTAACATATGCATGTTTAACCCTAGGACAAATGGGCAGAAATTTAGGTAATCCCCCATTTGCAACACGCGAATCATTACCAAGTATTCGTGAGCGTGAACTAGAAGAAGCTTGTAAAGTTATCGGTATTACTGATTTAAGAAAAATGGGTTTACGTGACAAAACTGTCGAATTTGAACCCTATGAACATATAGATGGTATGATTAAATCTTTAATCGATGATACAAATCCATCATTGATTATTTCATTTTATCCTGGATATGCAGTACATCCTGATCACGAAGCAACAGCAGACGCTGTAATTCGAACGGTTGAACGCATGCCTAAAGAAGAACGCCCTCGTTTAACTTTAGTTGCGTTCAGTAATGATGCAACCGAAGCTCTTGGAGAACCTGATATTCAAAATTATATTACAGATTTTAAAGAACTTAAAATTAAGGCATTTGAAGCACATGCTTCTCAAACAGGTCCATTTTTAAAACAATTAGCAAGTCCTGAAATCGATGGTAAACAACACAGCTTTTTAACAGTCGAACCATATTGGACATATCACTTTAAATCTTAA